attgagccttgcggagcactcactcagggtttggagtcggtatctggattaaaaatcccatgcctcgactgggatccgaacccagtacctaccagcctgtagaccgatggcctaaccacgacgccaccgaggccggtagtagTAACAAATGCAACAAGGTCATGGAGACCACGAATCTTAACTAACGATGTCATGGGAAATAAAACGCATGTTGTATTGCCGTTACCTGCATGTTTTGTCGACGTTGCAGAAAACGGCTGTATAGTAAATTGGAATATTCTTTAATACACATTAATTATGGCGCGACTTAAAGTAATGGTTCTATTATAAGAAGAAATTGTAAAATGAGATCATTTCTATGTACTATAACGTGACAGCCAGGTTCTAATTCCCAAACTAGCATGTCAAAACGGCCATATCGGAGTGCGGGAACCAGTCAGTGGGTAGAGcattcgcctgaggtgcttgtgtcgaaGGATTTAACATCCTCGGTGAGCCCCCATTCGTTGATTTGTTAGCAAAGCTCCGTAATGTTTCTAGTATTATGTCTGATTTCGATTTACATTATATGCATTTCAGAAAAAAATCAATCACTATAACCAGTGCCCCATTACTGACACATCAAAGGCAATAGTAGGCTATGCACCGAACTGTTCTATCCGTGAAAGTtaagttttttcttgtttaacgacaccactagagcacactgatttattaatcatcggtttttggatgtcaaacatttagtaatgttgacatataagtcttagagaggaaacccgctacatgtttctattagtagcaagggatcttttatatgcaccatcccatctggcgagtgttttaccactgagttacgtcccacccctatgaGAAAGtgtatgattaaaacaaatccatCATTTGCGGgaatgtgggatagaaaaaataCACCTTCGGTGGTAAAAAATTAAACCGGGGTCAAGgctcgaaatttccaccaccgatGGTGTACCTTGTCTATCCGATATGATGGCATATGATGGATTATGTTCTctcatcagtgtaaataaactaaattattttacacgaacaaagATGGATGGAAaagaaactctttttttttcatattgttaTGAAAATAAAGTACACTATCACATTTGCTGCGTTTGTTTTATAACActggttttaataaaataacaatctgAAACTGTTACAAGTCTAATAAACACAGACATAAACATAGAGTTAATTGCCATTTTATGCATGAGCACGTGTTTTTCAGAGCTGGATAGTTCTGTCCCGTATACTCAatgattttggtttttgttaGAAATAGCCCATTTGGCGTTAGCGTTTCCCTTTCTCCCCTCCCGTGTGCAAATAACCATGTTAAGCTCCAAATAACTGCTTAAATTTGCTGAGGTGTCGCtaaaaaggtttattttgtttaacgacaccactagagcacattgatttattaatcataggctattggatgtcagccATTTGGTATTTTTGGGTAATAGTTTTAGGAAAAAACCCACCGTTATATATTTCCCATTATTAACAAGGGATCTGTttcatgcaccatcccacagacaggatagcacataccacagcatttggtatgtatcagtcgtggtgcactggctagaacgaggtGGTGTCgctcaataaatatatattccttTCAACATCCCCATACTTCACGAATGCCTAATGCTTCATAGTAAATACAAACGCGAGCTCGTTCAGCCTGGTAAATGTGGTGTGaatgaaacaattattttcacaTGGAGGCGAAACATCATCTGCTCCGCGCATTTTTTGCATTGCATCGTGTCTTGCGGTCGGGATTCTCTTCCCGACATAGATCACACACGTGCGAACACGTTTATAGACACTGCACGGGGAACGTGTCTGCTACACGTGGTGTTTGTGCGTCTACAAAACACGACTTGTTATTGAAAACAACAGTCTGCGAAATGCGTACATGCACGACGTACTTACAACAGTCTAGAACATCTACCACGTGTCTGCTGACGCGACCAACGGGTGGGATAGCCAAGGCAACTGACCCCTGGAGCAGAGCCCTAAAAGTGGAGTTCGCGAATCCAGTAGCCTAAATATGAACCTCACTCCGCACCCCAcctacccccctccccacacccccaaaaaagaagtttgttttgtttaacgacaccactagagcatattgatttattaatcaaggctattggatatcaacatttcgtcattttgacatatagtctttgggagaaaacccgctacatgtttccattaatagcaagggttttttttaatatgcaccatcccacatacaggatagcacataccacggcctttgatatacgagtcgtggtgtactggctggaacgaaagaagaaaaaagaaagacacgTTATTTTGTCTATTTGACGATCATCTGAGCAAAATTTAAATAGCAATATTTTAACGCCTGTCAAAATTTGATGTCTCGTTTAAGCTTGATGTCAGGGTCCCTCCTACTACAACCACCCACCACCCCTACGCCCCCAGCTCACCATCTGGACCCTGAGCTCGTAAATACAATCGTATTGTAGCTCTTATTTAAGTTGAGAAGATACATTATAATGTTACAATAAAAACCATGATAAAATTTATGAGCCGATTAAAATTTCCTACATATGGTAAATGTGGCAGTTATAAATTATTCTAATTTATTTATGCATGTATGACGAAACATATGCCGTATGTTAATATAATGTACTAACGTACTGTGGAATGTATTGAACGGTGGATTTAGAATTAATGTGACAGAACATGTTGCACTACATGACACAATTCTGAGTGTAGCTTGCAGCATTAATTTTGCTGAgagggtgggacatagtccagtggtaaagcgctctcttgatgcgcgatcggtccaggatcgatcgccgtcggtggatccattgggctatttctcgttccagccagtgcaccacgactggtttatcaaagaccgtgatatgtgctatcctgtttgtgggatggtgtatgaaaaagatcccttgttaataatggaaatatgtagcgggtttcctatcaaagactatgtgttaaaattatccattagcagatgattaataagtcaattcCAAAgtctgctactaatgaaaaaacaatgtAGCTAGTTTCATCTCAGACAATATGTCataatgactaaatgtttgacatccaatatgatgataaataaattagtgtgctctagtggtgtcgttaaacaaaacaaacttttaactttaattttgctgagtttgctgccattcttattgtaaaatgtctttGGCTGCCAGAGTCTTTTGATGACAAAAAGTGCATATCAAATACTTGTTTAGAACAccaatatatgtaatatgtttctggtcatctggTAATACTCCAGACTAAATCTCACCTCCCACTAATATCGTAAGTACAAATAtataaggaaataaaataaaatttgtagcTCCAACAAAGTAAGACAATCGGAAAcaaactgaatatacagacattgatattttaaacacgAAAAcgaatttaatatgtaattttagtcgcaAACGGGGATCTATTAGTCATAAATATCTTAAGGAGATTATTGTTTCTATCCAGTTTACGACTGTTTCCTGGACTATGTACCGGACAACGGCAAGGCTGTGTCCCTCCtggtttatatttataataacataGGGGGCCTACTATAACACAGATAATTTTGTTACTTTCACTTTAATGTCgtaaataataacaatcatcatattataatgtattaattttaaaactataatataatcattttgttataattattttgattgCTGTATGCAaatatcctcatatgccgttggcTACGGCCtggatgtaaataaagttcagttcggTTCAGGCAATACGCATTAATCCTAAAATAATCTCCTCTAACTGTAAACAAACActgatgtatatatttcaagaaGAGTAAACTGAGaggtttaaaaaagaaagaaaagataataaataaataaataattaacccCACCACATAAtaactgtactgtactgtgcaATACAAACCATATTACATGTGTTCCAAAGCATCTTGGAAATAGCCGGCAGCGTCTCAGAATAAGCACTCTCCGCTAAATAGTAAACCTGAATCAACCTACTTATCTATTTATAACATAAATTACACAGCGGGCTTCCAATTTTACCAGACCGAAATAGTCACTACATTAGTTGCTGAGTCAAGCTTTTAGTTGTGATGAGTTACCAACAAAAGAGAGAGACGCGAGATCTTCTTGGTGGGTTCTCGAACCACTTGAGGCCCATCTCATTACGTTTATGTGTCTTAAACGAGCTGCAGATGCAACTGGTAATTAGTACTCGAGAAAACCATGTCAACGACCGTGCAAAATGTGCTGCGTATTGAAAATACAGAGTTGTGGATAGACAAGCGGACGAATTATTGACAAATACgttttaaaacgtttgttttgtttaacgacacctctagagcacattgatttattaattctcggctactggatgtcaaatattttgtattttttacctaaagtcttagagagaaaaccctttAAAtttgtcatagggttttacgtgcacattcagagcaagctgttgtagcgcacgcctgtcgtgggggcaagagccggccttggccggctcttccgtccatgacaggaaaggtggggggggggggggggggggggggggaggaggtatcgcctgcactggcaggtgaaagggagcaccagcagcccgattgaatcggtagcaggcgggtggtttcccattagtagcaagggatcttttatatacaccatcgcacagaggcctttgatatatcagtcttgctgcattggctggaatgagaaaaatccAAATAGGCAGAGAAATACGTAGTTACAATACATGTGTCATGTTGGGTGGGAAAAAGATAGCGGGAATCCGAAAGTATTTATTATGACAATACTTTCAGATATCTTATTCAACGGgtttcataatattaatgtcaaatgtttgtaaacaaggttttgtttgggtttttttgctatacatgtatataattactaGTAGTTCAGTTCAAACACGTTAGTAAGTAAAGGCTACAATTCAGTATTTTTGAATTCTTAGTCTTAAAACATAGaacttttgttttaactgcTGAGACACTTTCAGTATAGGGATCTGCGTTTGCTATATTTCTTATACAATATATAACCGTTATATTTTAGTGTGGTATGTGAACGACCAACTAACCACTCGGCCGGCTGAGACATAAATCACATATCTACCTGCTAGTCTCGATCTGTGTACGTCATTCACCAACAGGCATGTGCTACACCTGTCCGCTGGGTTTCCTTACCTCACACAAGTCCATAGCCTCGTTATAGGAGCCAGTCTTCCTGTATGGAATGGCCAGGAACACTGCTATCTGTCGCTTGTATTTCACAATCGGAGATCCTTCTCCAAACGAGTTCACACTGTCCCATGCCTTGCTGCAGTACCCGAGTCCTGTCTCATGATCCACTAACTGAGAAAACAAATAGCCCAGTCTGGATTGAACGAGCATTTCTAATAAAACGTCTTTTCTAGTTCTCGCTAGAGATAAACTTTTCGAATAGCTTTTCCAAGCTTTGGGAAATTCACTGAGTCCGAAGTAAGCATTTCCCAAACAGAAGTGAATCCACCCGAACAGTTTATCGCCTGCGTCTTCAACCTGCAGGCTGTATCTACAGTACGTCACCGACTTCGAATATTCGCTCACCCGTTCGTTACAGAGGGCTAAATGGAAATAGGCCTGCGATATCATTAACGGATTGTTTACTTTATTGGCAAGTTCAATCTGCTGCCCGGCATAAGTCAACGCATTCCTGTACTTTCCCATATCACACAGAGCCATACAGAGATTGCCGAAGATGTCAAATCGGTCCGAGGCCTTTGTCGTTCGTTTCATTGCCGTTTCCCAGGCGTGGATCGCCTCGTCGAACCTCTGTTCTTCCCACAGTTTCGTCCCTCGGTCTCGCGACCTCCTCGCCAACGTCTGTCCCATTCTTATGAAATCTAAAATGCCAGAATACGCGTCGTGAtaattaaccatatgtatgCGAGAAATCAGAAACAGACACGAGAGTGAATGAATTAAAAAGTCAAATCGAGTTCATCTTATATACCGTCGGTGGCCCGATCGCAAGTTTTCCTTTCCCGCAGTGGTATCAAATTTCGTCTTAGAATGTCACAGGTCTCCTTTTTTATGCTTAAGTACAGAATTCAGCCATTTATATAGGCAATATATGtcaacaaacaaacgaaaacaaTAACCATTATGCCAGTATTTTGTCAGTGTGCAACCTTGAAAGGGCGGTTCAATGTGTTTGCTGAAAACAGGTCCACAGGGCTGTGTTTGAACTCGTGTCACCCTTGAATGGAATTTAGAAAAATCAACTCCCGAAATTTCCTTGATTGGCCGACTCGTTCTTGTTCACCTTATTTGCCAACTTTAATAAATTACAGTTGatcttatttcaataatatccGGACTGGGCCTACTTCAAAGGCAGCTGATAATATAGAAatgttaaacagttaaaatatattttcggaCGTACGTTTTCTTCAATGACAATGTTCGTGCTTCCAAATGAAAACGCCTACTGTTCTGAACACAAACTTttaatgatacatttttttctataaACCCCGGACCTGTTTATTATTTGACTGTTAATGCACTCTCCGGGTAAGAAGCTTGTTAAAACAGCGAGTTAAAGTTTAGGGTTATGAGCTCTTCATCGGGAAATACACAAGGATGTTACATCTTGAAAATATCACCTTTTCCTGCTGGGGTTGATCCTACAGGTTATTACCCTAAACATGCAATCTTCCTTTTCCCTTGACGTCTCACCCatcatgaatatatattattaaaaaaactagtATTACATTTCAAAGTACAAACAAATACCAAGAATTAattcatatatacattttttttcttcttcaaaaaaTATGCATTGGTTCTTCTTTTGGAAATGTCACTTTGTGAAAACATCAGTTATTttcagtataattattataatgatgtctaggcgtcattaaataaaataataatactaaaaactaaaaatagttccattcACCAAATGTAATCCATGAATTCCTCGGTAACACATTCACCACGAGAAGACTAAGTTCATTAGCCGTCCACCTCTACCTGCCTCCAACTGCAATACCAGATCATCACTGTTGTTGAATATGTACTTCCCAAACCAAATGTAAACGTCCCTCTGTAGCGGTATATCCCGAGCTCTTACTTTCTCGCCCGAGCACTAACTTTCTCGGCTTTGTGAAAAAAGCAGACGACCGAACAGCCATTGACAAGCCACACGAGGCGTCTGCTTAGTGTTAAAATGCCAGGGTTAAAATTCCATCATCTGTTCAATAGGAGCCAGTTTACTGTACTTTAGAAAAGTAAGATAACCGGTGGTGTAGTCTATAACTAGCGTGATTAGAGACCAAGATGAGTATTTGCCAACACGCAATTAATTTTTACAGCCATATAGCCCGTGTAAATTTAGCATATCAGATAGCAGACGAACtctttcggggtttttttcttcaacatTTCTATCAATGCCAGTGGTGTGAATGAGCTTCGGTTGAGCTATAAGTCGTATATGTTATTGTTACCATTGACGCTTCCTCTAGCACACCACCTTCAACCCCACCTCCACCTCACTGTCACCTCCACGGCCACCCACACCAAGAAAACATTTTAGGTACTTCCCTGATTACCGAATCTAACGCCGTTGCTTGTTGTTGTGCTTGAGCAAAAATCCCGTCGAGACATCTgaatgtgcaaaatgttttgaaaaaaaaaaaaaaaaaaaagagaaccgaaaaaaagaaaaaaaagagagaaaaacaaataataataaaagaaagaaaaaaagaaagaaagaagaagaaaaaggtcAAGAGCAAGGAGAAGAAGGGAACAAAAATCCGCCAAGGCAATACGCTGGACCAAGTGAGAATTTAATGGGAAGGGCGCAAACAGTGGAAGGAAGTGGGCGATATTTAACGAAAGATAGCCGGCTACGAAAAGAACCCAGGAATATTTGCTCTCCCGACCTCATGTAAACTTCGGCAGAGCCCCCAAAACAATGCCATATGTTTTTCACGTTTGTTAGATCGATACTGAGATTTGAGCACGTTATACaatgatttcttttttttatataaggaAAACCTTTAATCCTGGGAGAAAAACAAAGTTACACGTATACAATGGAATTGCACTAGCTAGGCCCTAGCTTTACTAGATGTGTGATCTAACCGGACATTAACACATTAGCTTCCGTTATTTCCGCATATTTATTGATCCCTGTATTTAAATCTGTAAAGAGAGACAGCCAGCAGCAGGCATTAATATTATTTCCTGGATTAAAGGATTGTGTGCAAACCGGTGTCCCACTACTGGTACGTCACAGGCCGCACGCGGTGTATGTACTGCCCTGCCTGTGGGGAAGTACATAACAAATATCACTGGCTGCTTTTtcagagtagcctatgtgatggCCGCGAATCCCgcatctttctctctctctctctctctctctctctctctctctctctctctctctctctctctctctctctctctctctctctctccattcccACCCCGTATCTTCATCTGTATTTGTCTTGTTCAAGCGTAAAATATAGCAATAGTTTTccattaaatatatgtagtttaaaatgctgaggtgtctttaaaaatattccttttcttatAATTCAACCATggaaagaaaacccccaaacaaaacagtaacaatTTAACGccccccaaaacacacacacacacacacacacacacacacacacacacacacacacacatacctctccgatagcaataataaaaaagaaagaaaaaacccagtcccAATATGTTACCTGTAGCAACCATTAAACGCTTTACGTGTTTGAAATACTTTCTTACCTAACCActatatctgtctctctctctctctctgtctgtctgtctgtctgtctgtctgtctctgtctctgtctgtctgtctgtctgtctgtctgtctgtctctctctctctctctctctctctctctctctctctctctctctctcgctcgctcgctcgctctctctctcgctcgctcgctcgctctctctctctctctctctctctctgtctgtctgtctgtctgtccctgtctgtctgtctgtccctgtctctctctcgctctctctcctctcctctctctctctctgtctctttttctttctgtctgtctgtctgtctgtctgtctgtctctctctccccctgctctctctctctctccctctctctcttctctctctctctctctctctctctctctcttctctctgtctctctctcgtctctctctctcatcctctctcctctccctctctctctctctctctctctcatctctctctctctctgtctctctctctctctcgtctctctctgtctgtctgtctgtctttctctgtctgtccctgtctctctcccctctctctctctgtctgtctctatctctctctctccggctctctctctctctgtctgtctgtctgtctgtctgtggtctggctctgtctgtctctctctggctcctctcctctctctcgctcctgtctgtctctctcctctcttctctccttCTATCCTAGtctatctctcctctctctctctctctctctctctcgtcccatctctctctctctctctctcctctctctctctctctctattcagtgtccaaataaataaacaatacattttaCTGTTATTTAAAATCTAAATACACAagcaaataacaaacaaacaaacaaacaaacaaactcaaaacaaaaacaaaaacaaaacacaaacaacaaccacacaactttatacatatacattaaaacACTCGTATAAAGATACCTATATGCTATAATATTATCACCTTTATATGAACACCACTTCCTA
This DNA window, taken from Gigantopelta aegis isolate Gae_Host chromosome 4, Gae_host_genome, whole genome shotgun sequence, encodes the following:
- the LOC121372230 gene encoding 43 kDa receptor-associated protein of the synapse-like — its product is MVNYHDAYSGILDFIRMGQTLARRSRDRGTKLWEEQRFDEAIHAWETAMKRTTKASDRFDIFGNLCMALCDMGKYRNALTYAGQQIELANKVNNPLMISQAYFHLALCNERVSEYSKSVTYCRYSLQVEDAGDKLFGWIHFCLGNAYFGLSEFPKAWKSYSKSLSLARTRKDVLLEMLVQSRLGYLFSQLVDHETGLGYCSKAWDSVNSFGEGSPIVKYKRQIAVFLAIPYRKTGSYNEAMDLCEDAMKVAMLYGDRQVQARCLMVFADIHRKRSDFERASPRYESAYSILSETGDRLGQAEVLGGMAKTATCTRNFEQAIELNTKSLDIVQKIGNKLEMLRCHARLQALYKVSGETSLSHRHFTVVRQLLDEMELFCGVCDEIIGEKPEKLDALDCGHFIHNRCIVHLSRSTLGRSGKIRPCPACRRKSSMNPTL